Below is a window of Picosynechococcus sp. PCC 7002 DNA.
TTCCCAGCGATTAAAGCCAATGCCCTCTACGAAAATCGCTATCCCCTCGCCACCGCTTTAGCGCGTCCCCTCATTGCGAAAATGCTCGTCCGGGCCGCCGAAAAATATGGGGCCGATGCCGTTGCCCACGGTTGTACCGCGAAAGGGAATGACCAAGTACGTTTCGACCTGGGGATTTTGGCGCAAAACCCAGAAATCAAAGTGCTCGCCCCAGCGCGGGAATGGGGCATGAGCCGGGAAGAAGCGATTACCTATGGTGAACAATATGGGCTGACCTTCCCCGTGAAAAAATCTTCGCCGTTTAGCATTGATAAAAACCTGCTCGGTCGCAGTATTGAGGCTGGCCCCCTCGAAGATCCGATGTGCGAACCCCCCGAAGAGGTTTTTGAAATGGTGAAAGCTATTTCTGACACCCCCGATGAACCGGAATATTTAGAGATTGGCTTTGAAAAAGGCGTCCCGGTGATGGTGAATGGCGAAGCCCTTGGCCCGGTGGCTTTGATTTCCAAACTGAATGAGATCGTCGGAAACCATGGCATTGGCCGGATCGACATGATCGAAAACCGCGTTGTGGGGATTAAATCCCGTGAAATTTATGAATCTCCGGCGATGTGTGTCCTGGTGGATGCCCACCGCGATTTGGAAAGTTTAACCCTCACCGCCGATGTGACCCAATATAAGCGCGGCATGGAGCAGACTTATTCCGAGTTGATTTATCGGGGTCTGTGGTTCTCGCCCCTGAAGCAAGCCGTGGATGCGTTTATTGAGCAAACTCAGGAACGGGTTACGGGCGTTGTGCGCCTCAAACTCCATAAGGGTACGGCGCGGATTGTTGGCCGTCGTTCTGAAAAATCAATTTACACGCCGGATCTGGCCACTTACGGGGCTGATGACAAGTTTAACCACGAGTCAGCAGAAGGGTTTATTTATATTTGGGGTCTGCCCACCCGTGTTTGGGCTCAGGCAAATAAGTAAACGAACACCCTCCGGTCTTCGACCACCTCCCTCTAGGGACACCCCTCTAGTTCTCCTCAAGGGAACACCCCTCTAACTCCCCTATGAGGGGAGAAGGCACCCTCCGCCTTCGGCACCTCCCTCAAGGGAGGATTTTTTTAAGCGGCTTTGCTTCTGGGGAAGATTTATGATGGATAGGATGTAGATTATGGGCGATCGCCTGAATGGAAATCACATTTTTAGGAACCAGTTCTGGTGTGCCGACCCGGGCACGCAATGTATCAGGTGTGGCGTTGCGATTACCGCAGCGGGCCGAGGCTTGGCTCTTTGATTGTGGCGAAGGAACCCAGCACCAACTTCTCCGTAGTGATCTTCGTTCGTCCCAAATTAGCCGCATTTTTATTACCCACATGCACGGCGATCATATCTTTGGGCTAATGGGTCTGATCGCCAGCATGGGCCTCGCGGGGACGGGACATCCCTTAGAAATCTATGGCCCCCCTGGTTTAGAAGAATATCTGCGGGCCTGTGAAAAGTATTCCTATATGCGCATTGGCGATCGCCTGCGGGTACATTTAGTCAAACCCGGCTTAGTCTTCGAAGACAAAGAATTTCAAGTGACCTGTTTACCGCTCAAACACCGGGTTACAGCCTTTGGGTATCGGGTGACTGAAAAGGATCGTCCCGGCCGATTTAACTTAGCAAAAGCACAAAAATTAGGGATTCCCCCTGGCCCCATTTATGGCGACCTCAAAAAAGGGAAAGTCGTCACCCTCGACGATGGTCGCAAAATCAACGGTTCAGACCTCTGTGGTCAACCGGAAATTGGCCGAAAAATGGTCTATTGTACCGACACCGTTTTTTGTGAGACGGCGGTGGAGTTAGCCCAGGATGCGGACGTCTTAATTCACGAGGCGACCTTTGCCCACAAGGATGCAGAGATGGCCTTTGATCGCCTCCATTCCACTTCGACGATGGCCGCCCAGGTTGCCCTTTTGGCCCAAGTGAAGCAACTAATCATGACCCACTTTAGCCCCCGTTATATGCCGGGAAATGAGCTGACGTTAGATGATCTTTTGGCTGAGGCCCAGGCGATTTTCCCCAAGACGATCATGGCGAAAGACTTTTTAAGTTATGCGATTCCGCGTCGCAAAGCCCTCGCCAAAAGCCTACATTAGGGTGAGGATGCGGATTTTTGAGAGTTTTTCGGCGGCTAAACCGTCTAATTCTTGCAGTTCTAACCAACCTTCTTTAATGAGTTGAGCGAAGGTAAAGACGAGGCTTTCGGGACTGAAATCGTATTTGCCATCTAGATAATGCCGCCGGGCACTCAAAAAATCATTGAGCTGCCAAAGATCAGCGGGGTCTGCGGCGAGGGTTGCCTGGCGTTTTGCTTCGGCCATCACTGCGGCAATTTCTCGGCGGTAGGATAATTCAAACGCTTCCTTGGCGATTGTTTTTTCTTGCAGTGACCATTGAGTATTCGCAGTGGGCATCGTTAGCATGGGTAAGTAAAAAAGTGAATTTTAAAATAAATATCGTTTTGACTTTAGTAAGTTCAAACTAATGGGCTAGATTATAATAAGTTATGTATCAAAAGCGCAGTCTAAATTCTCATAATTCCGCCATTTGGCGGCGATCGCCGAGACACGAATACCGCTCAAGCGAAGTGCTCACAGGAATTTAAGGTTTTTATTACAATTTTGTTAAGAAACACCGTGATCCGGTAACTGAAACCAAGGTTCATGGGGATGATGATGGTGTTCTTCGTGAAATGTGCCGAAGTGGTAGCAGCTCAAAAATGACCAAATTCGCCACCGAATTGACTGTTTACTGATGCGTTTAGGGGGAGAAGGGCGATCACGGTGGGGCAGATAAGTCCCAAAGAAAAACAGTTGCCAAGAACTGAGAAAAATCGGTAGCAGGCAAAACACAAAAAAATTTTCGTAGGGCACATGGCCCAGCACATTTAACGGTAAGGCGATCACCCCGAAAATTAGCACAAATCCCCAAAACTGCCGCCACGCTAAATATTTCCCCATAAAATGCCAGTACCACAGCAGCGGATGGCGGTGCCGCCCATTGTGAAAGTCCGGGTCTCCGGATTGGGCGGGGTGGCGATGGTGCTTAGCATGGTTGCGAATGCAGTCTTTGTAGGACAAGCAAGCGTACAAGCTGACCCCCCAACGGCCCAGGCGATGGTTCCAACGGGGAGAACTCGGCAACAAATTACCGTGCATGGCGTCGTGGGCCAGGATAAATAAACCTGTGTGGAAAAAAGTTCTCACAAAAATTCCCGCAACAATCCCAGGCCAGGACAGCCCCATTAGCGGATGACTCAACCAATACACAGCACTTCCCAGCCAAGCTGAGAAAATGGCGATCGCCCACAGTAGTCCCAGACCCTCTTCTTGCCGCATCAATTTCAAAATATTGCCTCCAACCACGCCATACTGACAAAAAAACGCCCCAATTGGGACGTTACCTAGGGATGAATTTATTGAGAATTAGGGCAATTCATCCAAGCATTCACTACTTGCGCACAAGGTTGAGCAGTTCTTTCGCAGACGCGAGCAAATCAACGGCCACAAAGAAAATTTTCCCTTCCGGATTGAGGAGGAAGCGCCAAGCCACATTCATGCCTACCGCCGCACCGAACCAGGGCGTTTCACAGGTACCAGTGACTTTAATTTGGGTGTAACCATCATCAGTGGGTTCTACAACCCCTTTCTTCGGGTTGAGCTTCAGATTTTGACATTCCTCTTGGAAGAAACGTAATACGGCATCTTTGCCGACAATCGGACGCTGGAACGGCGGCTGGAGAGCACCATCTTCTGCAAAGAGGCTGATCAATGCCGGAAAATCATTAGCATTGAGGTTGGTCATGTACTGATTAATCGTGGGGTTATCGACACCTTCAATTTCGATTTTTTCCCGCTGTGCAATTTCCGTCGGCACGACAACCGGCTCAGAAACACGCTGATAGCCTTCCATCTTGGCTGGGTCAAAACCCATATCCACAACGGCATTTCTCAAAACCGTAATTTGTTGGCCGGGTTCGAGGCTACGGATCGTATCTAAAACCGCAGAAGCATTGGCAGACAACTTGTAGCCAGCAGGAATTGGCGCAACACTGCCTTCTTCCATCCATTCGCCGAGGCGATACCAGAAACCGAGCTTAATATTTACAGACCAAGTCGCATAGGTGCGGTTAATGGGCGTATCGATGCGGTTCGCCAGATCACACATCACCTGGGCTTGATCCTTAAAAGAGAGCTGCTTGATTTGCAAAAGGGTAGATTCTGCAAACTGCATATTTGCCGCACCAGGAGCAGCAATAGTGATTGACTTACCCATTTCTAGGTAAGCGAACCAAATTAATGCCAGTTGATCCTCTGCACTCAGCTGACTAAACCGAGCGCTGGTAGCCGGCACAACATCCGCAGTTAATGTACTGGGGAAAATGTTTCTTGCTGCATCGAGAGTATAAGGCATACAGATGTGCTCCGTGTTATTTGAGTTTTTGTCCTTGAGTCAAGGTTAACACACAAAAACTTAACAATTGTTTACATCTTGAATAAGAATATGTTGGCGATCGCATTACTTTTGATTAGCCAAAGTGGGAAACTTAGACAAGGCAAGCCTTTTGGATCTCACCGACACTTTCTCAATTATCTAAGGTCAATGTCAAAATTGTTCTATGTTTAGCGCTCAGATTAAAGGGAAGGCAATGGAGAAAATTGTGGCTGGGTACAAGGATCAGCTAACGGATCTGATCCAACGGTATAAAAATCAAGTGGATTTTCTAGCGATTCGCTTGGAGCAGTCAGCGGGGAGCAGTATTGTCTTGCGGTCAAATAAGATCGAGACCCTCAGTGAAAGTACCTCCCTTGGGGGCCAGGTGCGCGTTTGTCACAAGGGCGGTTGGGGGTTTGCGGCCTTTAATAATCTCGAAAATCTGAAGCTTCGCATTGAAGAGGCGATCGCCGCCGCGATTTTAATCGGTGATGATGAAACACTTTTGGCTCCCATTGACCCAATCCAAGCGGTTTGCTCTTTACCCCTAAGCGGAAGCGACCCACGCCACATCCCTTTACAACGGAAAAAAGAATTATGCGATCGCTACAGTGATTTGCTCTTGAGCCAGAGCGGTAAGATTACCAGCACCAGGGTCAGTTACGGCGACAATACCCAGCACATCATCTTGGCGACTTCAGAGGGCACCCTGATCGAACAGTCCTGGGTTGATCTAGAAATGCGTTTTTCCGCCACAGCCCGTGATGGGGAAACGGTGCAAACGGGGCGGGAAACTACTGGATCCCGCAAAGCCTACGAAGATCTAGAAAACCTCGATGAGCAAGTTAAAGGCGCAGCCCAGCGGGCCGTTAACTCATTGACCCTCCCCACAGCCAAAGGCGGCACCTATACCGTTGTCATTGACCCCATTTTGACCGGGCTATTTGTCCACGAAGCCTTTGGGCATC
It encodes the following:
- a CDS encoding orange carotenoid protein N-terminal domain-containing protein, translated to MPYTLDAARNIFPSTLTADVVPATSARFSQLSAEDQLALIWFAYLEMGKSITIAAPGAANMQFAESTLLQIKQLSFKDQAQVMCDLANRIDTPINRTYATWSVNIKLGFWYRLGEWMEEGSVAPIPAGYKLSANASAVLDTIRSLEPGQQITVLRNAVVDMGFDPAKMEGYQRVSEPVVVPTEIAQREKIEIEGVDNPTINQYMTNLNANDFPALISLFAEDGALQPPFQRPIVGKDAVLRFFQEECQNLKLNPKKGVVEPTDDGYTQIKVTGTCETPWFGAAVGMNVAWRFLLNPEGKIFFVAVDLLASAKELLNLVRK
- a CDS encoding fatty acid desaturase, translating into MRQEEGLGLLWAIAIFSAWLGSAVYWLSHPLMGLSWPGIVAGIFVRTFFHTGLFILAHDAMHGNLLPSSPRWNHRLGRWGVSLYACLSYKDCIRNHAKHHRHPAQSGDPDFHNGRHRHPLLWYWHFMGKYLAWRQFWGFVLIFGVIALPLNVLGHVPYENFFVFCLLPIFLSSWQLFFFGTYLPHRDRPSPPKRISKQSIRWRIWSFLSCYHFGTFHEEHHHHPHEPWFQLPDHGVS
- a CDS encoding argininosuccinate synthase, with the translated sequence MGRAEKVVLAYSGGVDTSVCIPYLMHEWGVKEVITLAADLGQGEELGPIKQKALNSGAVVSLVEDGREEFITDYAFPAIKANALYENRYPLATALARPLIAKMLVRAAEKYGADAVAHGCTAKGNDQVRFDLGILAQNPEIKVLAPAREWGMSREEAITYGEQYGLTFPVKKSSPFSIDKNLLGRSIEAGPLEDPMCEPPEEVFEMVKAISDTPDEPEYLEIGFEKGVPVMVNGEALGPVALISKLNEIVGNHGIGRIDMIENRVVGIKSREIYESPAMCVLVDAHRDLESLTLTADVTQYKRGMEQTYSELIYRGLWFSPLKQAVDAFIEQTQERVTGVVRLKLHKGTARIVGRRSEKSIYTPDLATYGADDKFNHESAEGFIYIWGLPTRVWAQANK
- a CDS encoding TldD/PmbA family protein gives rise to the protein MEKIVAGYKDQLTDLIQRYKNQVDFLAIRLEQSAGSSIVLRSNKIETLSESTSLGGQVRVCHKGGWGFAAFNNLENLKLRIEEAIAAAILIGDDETLLAPIDPIQAVCSLPLSGSDPRHIPLQRKKELCDRYSDLLLSQSGKITSTRVSYGDNTQHIILATSEGTLIEQSWVDLEMRFSATARDGETVQTGRETTGSRKAYEDLENLDEQVKGAAQRAVNSLTLPTAKGGTYTVVIDPILTGLFVHEAFGHLSEADMAYENPDLLETMSMGRQFGGEDLQIFDGAAPVGHRGSYLYDDEGVPATTTQLIQDGKLVGRLHSRETAGKLDEKPTGNARCLNYHYPPIVRMTNTWIERGKTPVADLPTDIKEGVYAKNWLGGMTNGEMFTFSAGEAWMIRDGKIAEPVKDVTLSGNVFKTLKNIEAIADDFYWDESGGCGKGGQSGLPVGCGGPSLRIRDVVVG
- a CDS encoding ribonuclease Z, with amino-acid sequence MEITFLGTSSGVPTRARNVSGVALRLPQRAEAWLFDCGEGTQHQLLRSDLRSSQISRIFITHMHGDHIFGLMGLIASMGLAGTGHPLEIYGPPGLEEYLRACEKYSYMRIGDRLRVHLVKPGLVFEDKEFQVTCLPLKHRVTAFGYRVTEKDRPGRFNLAKAQKLGIPPGPIYGDLKKGKVVTLDDGRKINGSDLCGQPEIGRKMVYCTDTVFCETAVELAQDADVLIHEATFAHKDAEMAFDRLHSTSTMAAQVALLAQVKQLIMTHFSPRYMPGNELTLDDLLAEAQAIFPKTIMAKDFLSYAIPRRKALAKSLH